In Bdellovibrio bacteriovorus, the genomic window CGGCCAAGATTCCAAAAAAAAGAGCAATTAAAACGGCGTACATAAGGCCTCCTTTGCTAGCTTGGCAAAGAGTGTTGCCAAGGGCAAACACGATTCAAAAAAAGGCGTCAAAGATTGAAATTTTGCTGCAAAATCGAAAGATTTGACAGTAAGTTGACTCATGGCCAAAGAACCCCAAGAACTTAAGTGGATTGAAAACCTATTGCCCGAAGGCGGATACCGCCGTCGCGGGATGTTCGGCGGCTTTGGCTATTACGTCGACGACAAGATCGTGCTTTTGATTTTTGAAAGTGAAGGCGGCAGCCGTACTTACAAGAAAAAAACTTATAACTTTGATCTGTGGAATGGCTGCATGTTCCCGGTGGATCACGAGCTGCAAGAAAAAGCTTTGCAGCAATGCCCGTTTCTGGTTCCGCACCCTATTTTGCCTAAATGGCTGTATCTGCCTTTGCATACCGAAAATTTTGATGATTTGGTCGAAGAAGTGATCACGCGCGTTTTTCGTCCAAATTCTTTTTGGGGAAGCATTCCAAAACCGAAGGGCAAAAAAAATTCCACCAAAAAGTCTAAGTCTATCGACGATGGAATTTCCGTTAAAATGGATACCCGTCGTCCGCGCATGTTTTCCGATGAACCTGCCGAAGACGTCTTAGCAAAAGCGACCAAAATTTCAGACTTAAAAAATCTTGGGGCCACGGCCGAAAAATCATTTCATCAAGCCGGCATTAAAACTCC contains:
- a CDS encoding TfoX/Sxy family DNA transformation protein; amino-acid sequence: MAKEPQELKWIENLLPEGGYRRRGMFGGFGYYVDDKIVLLIFESEGGSRTYKKKTYNFDLWNGCMFPVDHELQEKALQQCPFLVPHPILPKWLYLPLHTENFDDLVEEVITRVFRPNSFWGSIPKPKGKKNSTKKSKSIDDGISVKMDTRRPRMFSDEPAEDVLAKATKISDLKNLGATAEKSFHQAGIKTPKQFFALGWKKTLLKLAAVNKKNLHAIYGYALIGALTNKEFNMITEDEKQQAREFTKAVREAEKAKSKAKPNATVKKKTKKR